A stretch of the Aphanothece sacrum FPU1 genome encodes the following:
- a CDS encoding glycosyltransferase family 39 protein, translated as MGQDQAENGHLKLLIIILIIAALLRLIFLDKVPNGFFPDEASYAYDAYSILHTLRDQYGKFLPFMFKSANDYREGLYIYLLIPFIKILGLNVFGIRVASAFIGTLTVLIVYHLSKECFNKRVGLFSALLLAISPWHIQFSRIGFRAILFPCLFCLSLLVFVKSIKQLKYLPLSSFLFAISIFTYQSARVFVPLFLIGLVIIFYQHLWQNKRYTLISIIVFLCFFVPQLIYYLSPEGMTRANDVMIAPDFLTFSNYYFAHFSPDFMFFKGDPNPRHLPQNRGEIYYFDMVTLTIGLIYLIKEKRKESAIFMLWLLLYPIPAALTSEIHSLRAMIGAPLMAIISGYGITKLIDLFPQKQKIINGIILFVISISLVFFCHRYFIDYPRWRTDAWLSTMGEVITYANNTSAECIIIDSNVYGKHIYILVPFYTKLDPSDYQKLNVDVAINKLDMGRWKVIDLSKDASLNETCLYIVSTQEFSRLRDRGYHAKSVHHFKDINGEELYQLVKVKKIASTEPSM; from the coding sequence ATGGGACAAGATCAAGCAGAAAATGGTCATTTAAAATTACTAATAATTATTTTAATAATTGCTGCTTTACTACGTTTAATTTTTCTTGATAAAGTTCCTAATGGTTTTTTCCCTGATGAAGCTTCTTATGCTTATGATGCTTATTCTATTCTTCATACATTGCGAGATCAATATGGCAAATTTTTACCCTTCATGTTTAAATCAGCTAATGATTATCGGGAGGGATTATATATTTATTTGTTGATTCCTTTTATTAAAATTTTGGGGCTTAATGTTTTTGGAATTAGAGTAGCTTCAGCTTTTATTGGAACTTTAACTGTTTTAATTGTATATCATTTATCTAAAGAGTGTTTTAATAAGCGTGTTGGCTTATTTTCGGCTTTATTATTAGCCATTTCACCTTGGCATATTCAATTTAGCCGTATTGGGTTTAGAGCTATTTTATTTCCTTGTTTATTTTGCTTAAGTTTACTCGTATTTGTCAAGAGTATAAAACAACTTAAATATTTACCTTTATCTAGTTTTTTATTTGCTATAAGTATTTTTACATATCAATCAGCTAGAGTATTTGTTCCGCTTTTTTTAATTGGTCTAGTGATTATTTTTTATCAACACTTGTGGCAAAATAAACGTTATACATTAATTTCTATTATTGTTTTCTTGTGTTTTTTTGTTCCACAATTAATATATTATTTATCTCCTGAAGGAATGACAAGAGCAAATGATGTTATGATTGCTCCTGATTTTCTCACATTTAGTAATTATTATTTTGCTCATTTTAGCCCTGATTTTATGTTTTTTAAAGGTGATCCTAATCCGCGACATCTTCCCCAAAATAGAGGGGAAATTTATTATTTTGATATGGTAACTTTAACCATTGGGTTAATTTATTTAATCAAAGAAAAACGAAAAGAAAGTGCAATTTTTATGCTCTGGTTATTATTATATCCTATACCCGCCGCTTTAACCTCAGAAATTCACTCACTTAGAGCAATGATTGGCGCACCTCTAATGGCAATTATTTCAGGTTATGGTATTACTAAATTAATAGATTTATTTCCTCAAAAACAAAAAATTATTAACGGTATTATTTTATTTGTGATTTCTATTTCTCTTGTTTTCTTTTGTCATCGCTATTTTATAGATTATCCTCGATGGCGTACTGATGCTTGGTTATCTACTATGGGAGAAGTTATTACTTATGCTAATAATACTTCTGCCGAGTGCATAATTATCGATAGTAATGTTTACGGAAAACATATTTATATCCTGGTTCCTTTTTATACTAAGTTAGACCCCTCTGATTATCAGAAATTAAATGTAGATGTTGCTATTAATAAGTTAGATATGGGACGATGGAAAGTAATTGATTTAAGTAAAGATGCTAGTTTAAATGAAACCTGTCTTTATATCGTTTCTACTCAAGAATTTTCCAGGTTAAGAGATAGAGGTTATCATGCTAAATCTGTGCATCATTTTAAAGATATTAATGGTGAAGAACTTTATCAGCTAGTTAAGGTAAAAAAAATTGCTTCTACCGAACCTAGTATGTAA
- a CDS encoding ArnT family glycosyltransferase: MLKFFKIKPPQEIYLLGIILLAFTLRVSFLGTIPNGFFTDEASYSYDSYSILHTLRDQYGKFLPFFFKSANDYREGLYIYLMVPFLKLFGLSVFSARLTSAVIGTLTVLILYYLAQELFNQRVALFAALFLAISPWHIHFSRIAFRTISVPLLFCLSLFIFLKSLKKPNFIPLAGLLFGISIYTYNSARVFVPLFLLGLIIIYKDHLWKHKKQTLWGLILFLLIFIPQLIYHFSDEGGARASAVGILPTLSDIINSYFSYFSSKFLFFQGDPIPRHTVNKMGELYSFEFFTIIIGLITLIKNKVQGRGIIFLWLLLYPIPAALISPSSAVRTCVGPPIFALISAYGLITIIDIFQGNLKLAVKFTISLILVAGLTVFCQRYFVEYPKYHTDVWFAKLGNVINYADKSQSECLVMSDNIHGKYIYIMIPFYTQFPPAEYQKLGVDVVTDKLDMGRWKVLTLNNYKTLDSNCLYVISKNTDEKILQSKGYKQEVIYAPRDINNDLNYELVRISKNN, encoded by the coding sequence ATGTTAAAATTTTTCAAAATTAAACCACCTCAAGAAATTTATTTATTAGGAATTATATTACTGGCTTTTACTTTAAGAGTCAGTTTTTTAGGAACTATTCCTAATGGATTTTTTACTGATGAAGCGTCTTATAGTTATGATTCTTATTCTATTCTTCATACTTTAAGAGATCAGTATGGTAAATTTTTGCCCTTCTTTTTTAAGTCAGCCAATGATTATCGGGAAGGATTATACATTTATTTAATGGTTCCTTTCCTAAAATTATTTGGACTTAGTGTCTTTAGCGCAAGATTGACATCAGCCGTCATTGGAACGTTAACAGTTTTAATTTTATATTATCTCGCTCAAGAGCTTTTTAATCAACGAGTAGCTTTATTTGCTGCCTTATTTCTTGCTATTTCTCCTTGGCATATTCACTTTAGCCGTATCGCTTTTAGAACTATTTCCGTTCCTCTATTATTCTGCTTAAGTTTGTTTATTTTTCTCAAAAGTCTTAAGAAACCTAATTTTATTCCCTTAGCTGGTTTATTATTTGGCATTAGTATTTATACTTATAACTCTGCCAGGGTTTTTGTTCCTCTCTTTTTGCTAGGCTTAATTATTATTTATAAAGATCACTTATGGAAACATAAAAAACAAACACTTTGGGGATTAATTTTATTTTTACTAATTTTTATTCCCCAACTTATTTATCATTTTTCTGATGAAGGTGGGGCCAGGGCTAGTGCAGTAGGTATTCTTCCTACTTTGTCTGATATTATTAATAGTTACTTCTCTTATTTTAGCTCTAAATTTCTCTTTTTTCAAGGAGATCCTATTCCTCGTCATACGGTTAATAAGATGGGAGAATTGTATTCATTTGAATTTTTTACCATCATTATTGGCCTAATTACATTAATCAAAAATAAAGTTCAAGGAAGAGGTATTATATTTTTGTGGTTACTACTATATCCAATACCAGCCGCTCTTATTTCGCCTAGTAGTGCAGTGAGAACTTGTGTAGGCCCTCCTATATTTGCTCTCATATCAGCCTATGGTTTAATTACTATTATTGATATTTTTCAAGGTAATTTAAAATTAGCTGTTAAGTTTACAATCTCTTTAATATTAGTTGCTGGTTTAACAGTATTTTGTCAACGATATTTTGTAGAATATCCAAAGTATCATACAGATGTTTGGTTTGCTAAATTAGGAAATGTGATTAATTATGCAGATAAAAGTCAGTCTGAATGTTTGGTGATGAGTGATAATATTCATGGAAAATATATTTATATAATGATTCCATTTTATACCCAATTTCCTCCAGCAGAATATCAAAAACTTGGGGTTGATGTTGTTACTGATAAATTAGATATGGGAAGATGGAAGGTTTTAACTCTAAATAATTATAAAACATTAGATTCTAACTGTCTATACGTTATTTCTAAAAATACAGATGAGAAAATATTACAATCAAAAGGATATAAACAAGAAGTTATTTATGCCCCTAGAGATATTAATAATGATCTGAATTATGAATTAGTTAGAATTTCCAAAAACAATTAA
- a CDS encoding FkbM family methyltransferase, which produces MNKLKNWLKVRLTRFLLGEIDQQLQINQKLEEVRLYGIAPWYQENLWEPPVQLALRDLCRPGDVVFDVGANFGGLTTLMSRMVGPKGVVCAFEASPRIVDKCQQNIVLSGCSNVQLFHTAVYHKSYGKVPIYLGSHLNDSIYSNPQNAPAAYQVSTIALDDFVNHTGLVPTVVKMDIEGAELDALKGMINTITTAKPHLILETQPDDTRCLDLLRENGYISIDLNTYQEVKSSNDYPPGTGIRNNLYIHQDRLAEVAYQPPFEFQEIYTLIVEDFETKNKGSISLKNPLILDKGRYLIDMDFTAQGRDNDLTCGVKIDDKIIFRYHAYSNLLASTYRDWVIHISETSKVNLYFDFLNESSDDTLLVKGAKITRINDFKDLSTNLYI; this is translated from the coding sequence ATGAATAAACTCAAAAATTGGTTAAAAGTTCGTTTAACTCGCTTTCTATTAGGAGAAATTGATCAACAACTCCAAATCAATCAAAAGTTAGAAGAAGTTCGACTCTATGGTATTGCCCCATGGTATCAAGAAAACCTTTGGGAACCTCCTGTTCAACTCGCGTTACGAGATCTCTGTCGTCCTGGTGATGTAGTTTTTGATGTCGGGGCAAATTTTGGCGGATTAACTACATTAATGTCTCGAATGGTAGGGCCAAAAGGGGTAGTTTGTGCCTTTGAAGCTAGTCCTCGAATTGTGGATAAATGTCAGCAAAATATCGTCTTAAGTGGTTGTAGTAATGTGCAGCTTTTTCATACAGCCGTTTATCACAAATCTTATGGGAAGGTTCCTATTTATTTGGGAAGTCATCTCAATGACAGTATTTATAGTAATCCTCAAAATGCACCAGCTGCTTATCAAGTTTCAACCATTGCCTTAGATGATTTTGTTAATCATACGGGACTGGTTCCTACTGTTGTTAAAATGGATATTGAGGGGGCTGAATTAGATGCTTTAAAAGGGATGATTAATACCATCACCACCGCTAAACCTCACTTAATTCTAGAAACTCAACCTGATGATACTCGCTGCTTAGATTTATTAAGAGAAAATGGATATATTTCGATTGATTTGAATACTTATCAAGAAGTTAAGAGTTCAAATGATTATCCTCCAGGTACAGGAATTCGGAATAATCTTTATATTCATCAAGATAGGTTAGCTGAAGTGGCTTATCAACCTCCCTTTGAATTTCAGGAAATATATACTCTGATAGTAGAAGATTTTGAAACTAAAAATAAAGGTTCAATCTCTCTCAAAAATCCCTTAATTCTTGATAAAGGTCGATATCTAATTGATATGGATTTTACTGCTCAAGGAAGGGACAATGATCTGACTTGTGGTGTGAAAATAGATGATAAAATTATTTTCCGTTATCATGCCTATAGTAACTTGCTTGCCTCTACTTATCGAGATTGGGTAATTCATATTTCGGAAACATCAAAAGTTAATCTTTATTTTGATTTCCTTAATGAAAGTTCTGATGATACATTATTAGTAAAAGGAGCTAAAATCACGAGAATCAATGATTTTAAAGATTTGTCTACTAATCTTTATATCTAA